The Gossypium hirsutum isolate 1008001.06 chromosome A13, Gossypium_hirsutum_v2.1, whole genome shotgun sequence nucleotide sequence TTTTCCATTTTCAACCATGGTAAAATACTAACATAAGATATAGAAAGTATTGTAAAAGTTTTGGTATCAAATCTAAAATTATTTGACATGCTGATTGCTACATTATTATTGAAAGACACCAAATATTGAGTGTgagattttaataattttaattagatGCTAAAGCATGttatatattgaaataataataattttaatgtttatttaagaGATGAAAATGGAATCCATTTTAAAGCTTAAACAGGCTGTTGAGAATCAAGACACATGCTATGTCTGCATCTACTAGAATTTATAacttattaatcatttaattgaTTGATAATGGTGGGAACAtacattacaaaaaaaaaaaagggcatGTATTGATTCTTAACTCAATTTTCCATTCATTTATTAATATGTAATGctacaaatatatttgattatacCCAATATTAATGTCTCAATGGATTTAACTTTGATAGAATTTAGGTAAAAATCTGTGCTTATGGTTGAAATTCACATTATATACTTTGCATATGCAATTAAATCATTCTTCATTAAATGAACAAAAAGAAAACCAGCCCCATGCATGCTTTTCCTTTCTCAttaatttcaatacatttttTTCCCATAAATAATTATTAGCTTCATATTTGTCTCAAAATATGAGGTGGATTTAGGCTGAATCcacctattttattttatttatttctctctTATAGCTTCTGGGATTCTTCCTTCTTTCTACTTTTtggtaaattaatataaaaatgatgCACAAGTCGTCATAATTCATGTGCAAGAATGAGTTGTAATTATACCTTTTTTGGCTGgatactttgaaaaaaaaaaacactcttTTCAATTTTCCCCCAAGTTAAATAAATGTGATTTAGGTAACCTAAAATCAAATTTATTCCAAATGTGTATTAAAATTTATTGGATAATCCTCCCCCATTTAAACTCTTCATAGTTCTATCTtacttaattaagttttattttaatttatactaaataaatcCGATGAAGAGAAATGATTCAAGTTCaaattttagagaaaaatatATTGTTGAAAGAAACCATCACAGAcctaaaaagaattattttttatgaattataaaattgatATGGAAGATAATTTAATttcaccaaataaaaataaataaattcgatGAAATATTGACTTATGTTAAGAGCTTAGAGAGTAATATTTAGTTCGACcaaataaaagttttttaaaaatataaattcaccATTTGATTCACGAGCAATGCATAAATATGAGGgaaattatttgatatactatTAATGAACAATAAAAAGTAGGGGTTGACAAGTGTTTTATAgaggtattttatatattaataatactaaccctaaatataaatttataaattaaatatggaAATTTATCTCAATTCAAATTAAATGTTTAGAACTTATTTAATagaaattaaaggttaaaattttgtttgaattttaaaatatatatatatatagagagaagGATGAAATTCATAgagtatttttattcttttattttaaataatcagAGTTATAATTTGTAGAGTATTGATAACCTTGTATTATCATTTTGTTAATGAATTATCTTTGATTTTTAATTTCCAAGTGGTTGAATTCATTAGGTTTCAAAAAGTCAATTCCATTCTTcatgaaattaaaagaagaaaacaattGGAATGCATGATTTGCGGATTCAAGTTGAAATTTTAATATGTGTTTTGactatttatattttttgggGGGCTGTTTGATGAAATTACGAATTAAAATATGAACTTAAATTGATTATTGCCATTAAAAgctaaaaagttcaagaaatgtGAAGTTATATACAAatcaatttattataattttagttCTAATGTTTTATTGATTGTTTTTAAAACACGAGGTTTAATAAATTTGAAGTTTGAATTAATAGGATGAATgtctatataatttttttttatctttttatattcgttatatgatttatattttgGGGTTTGTGACCGTTCCTTTTAGTAATATCatatctaaaatttaaattttattcttctATTAGAATGTAATGTTCCTCACTACTACACTTAATATTTATTGATTGTGcatatctaaaataaaatataataaattatatatatctcttgaaaataatgtttaaaagaaaaaagttatCACGACAAGCATAGATAATGACATTTCATACTTCTTTAGTGTTTGTATCCCATCAATCTATCATAAACTTCCACCTAATTTCTTCATCTTAGCCTACCATAAAagagaagaatttttttttttaaaaatattagataTAATATGATTAGACTatagaataattaaaatatgtcattgtatatgataaaaatatatacatatcttgaaatattttaaatagaattttaatacTATAAAGATGATATGGTAGCAGAATTAAAAGAGATGGCGAGGCAAAGTAAATAAAATGGTCCCAAAAGAGGGTACAAGATGTCACATTCACTGAACAGTAGTGGGCTGGAAAACATGTGTGAGGATTAAAGACGAACAGTTGGCAGGCATATTAGATTTAGGTGTTCTCTTTCTGCCAAAAACCGCATTATATTATTGGGCTTTCAATGCCTCAACTCTAAGCCCATCCCTTCTCTTTCCAACCATGTCCATGCCCTTAATATACAACCATTTATCTATTAATTTTtactttcttaaatttatttatgaaagacAAGGTCCAAGAGCCataaaatcaacttaaaaacAAAGTCTAAAacctaaaacccaaaattaatatGACAAAGTTAAAACTTAATTATCATGAACAAATTTGACTGAATTATAGTAAACTCAACTTTCCACCTTAACATACtacaatttaaattaatttcatcATACATCCTCAAAACATTTCTCGAATTCTAAAttgatttataaactttaatattGTATTAGTCGAGTCTTTTCATTAACCCAATTCTCTATTTAGacattaaatatatcaattcaaatctaacatgaaatatttactttaaaacacatttattaATTTCTAAACATTTTGTGTACTTGCCACGTACATAACTTGAATTAGAACATCATTAAATTTTAGGAACATAGTTAAAAGGATGATTGAAGCTATTAACCcacaaacaaataataatataattaggtAATTAGTAAATGGAGTaggttgtttaaaatttttaattccaactaaattaaattctaaaatatcacatcttaaatttaattcaaattagaATCGAATATTTCAAAACCCCAAcaaataacttttttatttttcacttttgtaTTCACCAAATCAGCACGCTATTAATTACTCTTATTTTTCTctataatgaattttttttccttattatattctattatttcattttaaattgtgtTCAAAATAGGATGCTTTGGTTTGTTTGCTTTTCAATCAAACTTGCTTTTGATAGAaacattaattcaatatttatttacattattttatttattttgaaagaaaaattattatttttaattatataaatgaaaaCGGAGGTAagagatatttatttattttttatacttttcatatttattttattatttatatttagggtttgttatttttttataataccgTTTTTATAGTTTAAATTCCGTTTTTTCTTCTCACATTTATTGATGAATTagagatatttattattttgtaattgaATGAGTTACAATTTGAATTTAGTTTCATAATGAACGaagacataaaaataaataaatgatcaaAAAACAACTTTTTGGAgttttaaaaataagtttttttatataaaaaagataaattttaaaattatagataaattttgatttaatgtgcaattataTAAACTTTAATATGATAGGAATTATAATTCTAAATTTGGTTCAAatatatacttgaaactttaattttaatttaatcatacacattgaaagaaataaatatatcaatttatttttatattggataagtataattatatatatatgcaatatataaatataaaatgaggctatatcaataattgtgttaatatttaccagaattgaattaaatcaaaattttatgtataaaattgtataaaattaaagttcatgtaaataattgtacattaaactatatataattttgatatttatccctaaaaaaaattgaattatctTCTAAGATAATTATAATGAAAGgttattgatttatttaaatttaatgacagttactaaaataaaaatttgaaaactaaattaataaaaatgtaatttaaattttcattattgataaaaaaaattcaaaatagaatgcAGTGAATTTATCCAAATTCATTATATTCTACCACGACGatggaaaaaatatattttagataaaaggtttttaggggaaaaaaattaaacttaaaaaaatatttttcaatataacatctattgttataataataaaaataattttatctatataatttttaaatttcactaaTAAATGcttttaatcaaattataaataatattttattttatattctatttgcgtaaatttataaaaatatggaattaatcgaaaaaaaagaaattgcaaaatagATTAGacgattaaattaaaataaaaaatggtaatTATTGGCTAATGAAGAATAATTTAATTGGAAAGCAATGGGGGTGGGGGGGTTAGATCCTCCGGTCCACCTTTCACCTTTCAGCTTTCAATTACCCAAACCCCAAAAACCAAAAAACCAACAAAAACTCAAATCAGTCTCCCCTTCATTTCTATTCTCCCACAAAAACCCAACCTTTGCTTTGCTTCCCTCTTTTCCCCCAAACCCATCTCTCCTTTTTCCCTCCTTCCTTTGCCTTTGGATCtgattttctctctctttttctttccctccAAAAACTGTTTTCCCTTGCATTCCTTTGATCCAACCTAAACCCAGAGTTGTTTTTTTCTAATGATTGTATGTTTGAAATTGAAATGGGAATGCTCATAAAGAAAGCATGAGCAAGAACCCAATTCGTAGCAACTGCAGCAAATTAAACGACCACGATTGGACTCAAGTAGTTGAAGTAAACCAAGAAGCAGAAGAAGAGTACTTCTACCATTCCCTTGACCGCATTGCTTCTTCTAATTCTTGTTCTTGTTCCAACTCTGCTTCTCCTTCTTCTGACTCGGATTCTGACCCAATTGCCCCTTCTAATAATGCCCACCACCCATTTCCCGTCCCTAAATTCCCCAAGGTTGTTTCCCAGTTCGACATCTGGATCTCTGAACCCTCCTCCGTTTCGGAAAGACGAACCCGTCTGCTCCGCGACATGGGGCTGAGCCGCCACCCGGGTCTTTCCCGGATAAGACCCGGGTCAGAAACGGAGGTCGGCGACGGACGGGAAATGGGTAGTGGTGGTGGTGGAGGTGAGTTGGGAAGAAGATCAGTTTCATCGAATAGGTTGGTAAAAGAAGAGTTGGAAGATCAAGATCGTGGAAGAGAAAAGGAATCCAGTTCTTCTGGAATTGTACGATCGAAATCGGATGGTGATTGTAGTGCTGCTGCTGTTCCTTCTTCGCCTTTGTCTCTTCGTTCCAATTCATCTTCTTCCATTCTTTCTGTGGGTTTATGTactgtaaataataataataacatcagTGAATGTGATCAAAGTAATGCTGCGGCTGCTAACTTAAGACGCTGCGGAAGTAATGGATCTAAGCCACCCAAGGAGCGTATTAGCAAGAGTTTGAATGGGGAACTTAGCTTTAAATCATTTGGTGATGGGGAGGCTGTTGTGGTGGACGATGAGATGGATTGCAGTGAACAAGTGTGTACCATTAAGAACCTTGATAATGGGGAAGAGTTTGTGGTGAATGAGATTAGAGAAGATGGGATGTGGAACAAGTTGAAGGAAGTTGGGACAGGGAGACAGTTGACAATGGAGGAGTTCGAGGTTTGCGTTGGCCATTCTCCGATCGTTCAAGAGTTAATGAGAAGACAGAATGTAGAAGAGGGTAATAAAGATAATGCTGATTTGATTGTCAGTGGTGGGGGTGCTGGTGTTTCAAAGTCGAAGAAGAAAGGGAGTTGGTTCAAGAGTATAAAGAGCGTTGCAAATAGCGTGAAGGGTAATAAGGAAAGGCGAAGCAGTGACGAGAGGGATACATCATCGGAGAAGGGTGGGAGGAGATCGAGTTCCGCCACTGATGATAGCCAGGATGTTTCGTTTCATGGGCCGGAGAGAGTGAGGGTAAAACAGTATGGGAAATCATGTAAAGAGCTCACTGCTCTTTACAAGAGTCAAGAGATACAAGCGCATACAGGGTCTATTTGGAGTATAAAATTCAGTTTAGATGGCAAATACCTTGCTAGTGCAGGTGAGGATTGTGTAATTCATATATGGAAGGTAGTTGAATCGGATAGGAAAGGGGAGTTGTTAATGGAAAAGCCTGAAGACGGGAATTTCAACCTTTTGCTTGTGGCTAATGGATCTCCCGAACCGATTCTATCATCGCCGAGTACTGATTACCCTCCTGATAAGAGGAGAAGAGGAAGGTCATCAATAAGCCGGAAATCGTTGAGCCTAGACAACATTGTGGTGCCAGAGACTGTTTTTGCACTTTCAGATAAACCTGTTTGTTCTTTTCAAGGACATTTGGATGATGTTCTCGACCTCTCATGGTCCAAGTCTCAGGTTAGTAGAAACATATGCATGAATGTAGTGTGATTGGTTTGCTTTTCAGGTTTTCAATAAGTAATGTTAATGGGAAGAAGTTTATTTAGTGTTTCTTTGTTTAGACTTTAGAAGTCTTCTAATAATTTCCCCATGGTAGTTGTAGTTGTCTATTCAGTCTGATGTACCGAGCATTTATCGTATATTCTGTGCTGCTAAATAATCTGCATGCATTATTATGTCACAGGACAGAAATGAAGTAGAGCAACTTTTTTGCAAAGTGTTAGACTATCAATTAAAACATACTTAATTTTAGCAAGCTATATTTTGGCACACGAAGTAAATGATCTAACAAGTTCAATATGTGTTTTGCCACAGACAACATGAATAGTAATGAAAACTTTACTTTCACATGGTTAGCTTAGATCGGCTATCTATTTGGTCAGATAGTGACTTATCTTGCAAGAGGCTTGATCTTTTCAGTGGAGATTGTTTTAACCCGTGTCTTGGTCTTGGTTATTGTCTTCGATGTTTCTGTGATGCCTTTTTTCCTTGTCATCGCTTCTGGTTAAGGTTCCTGGTGATACTGTATACCTTGTGGAAGTTCTGAGATAATTTTAGGACAACTTTTGAGTTTGCATGTCTTTAATAATTAATAGAGAGTTAAATGATTAGAAATGGTTTTGGTTTTACGACCACAAGTTTTTATAAACCAGTCCTGAATGTTAATGGGATGTAACTGTAATTGAATGCCTGAAAGCCCTTCAAATCTTTAACAATTCAGGAGTCATGTAAACAATTGGTCATGCCTCTATGTATTCCTTTATGTTTGTAGCAAGCTTTTCAAGAGGTCGTTGTTTGACCTTTTCAATGAATTCTTTTCTCTGGATCACTGCATAGCCTCTTTTAGAATCATGAACCAATTAATTGCTGCAGGATATTCTGGTAagatttttctattttctcttttcagCAATTGCTCTCATCTTCAATGGACAAAACAGTTAGGCTTTGGGACTTGACTAGCAAGACCTGTTTGAGCATATTTTCACACAGTGATTATGGTAAGTAAATTGTGAGTTTCATGTCCTTTTTTGCTTAGGAGTTTAACTTCATACTGGCCCTGTTTAAGAACATCACTAAATTGtagtttgttttaaaaataaatagttaCAATACTTATAAGTGAataatttgagatttatttatgtTCTCCATAGTTTTAATACCAAGCTTTGTACCAAGTTAGAAAAACGTAAAAGATTCTTGAGTAGCTAAAACTTGAATGTAATTTTGTGGCTTAGAATGTGCATATAGTTCACTGAAGTTAGGTTTGCTTGGTGTACATTTGATGGAAATGGTAATTCAAAGATCCAGCATAGAAGAAAAGTATTGTTAATTTTTTCTCATCACTTGAAATTGGCTTATATATTACTAATCACGCTTTATTCTTGTGGATCTGCCTTGACACAGTAACTTGCATCCAGTTTAATCCAGTTGATGATAAATACTTCATTAGTGGATCCTTAGATGCTAAAGTTCGCATATGGAGCATTCCTGACCGTAAAGTTGTTGATTGGAATGATCTGCATGAAATGGTCACTGCTGCTTGTTATACGCCTGATGGCCAGGTTGGGAATGGTCAATTACAACTTCATTCTATATGATTTATGAGTAAGTCTTTATAGCTTATGAAGGTTTTACATGTTTTGAAGGGTGCACTGGTTGGCTCATACAAAGGAAGCTGCCATTTATACAATACTTCTGGTACACGTTTATGAATTCCCTCTCTGGTCTGCATAGTCGTTCTTTAGTTTATAGTTGACTTGTGATAGAAGTTTCTTAAACGCTTGCATTTATGCATATGTTTTCAGAGAACAAGTTACAACCGAAAAGTCAAATCAATTTGCAGAATAAAAGGAAGAAGTCTCATCAAAAGAAAATTACAGGTTTCCAGGTAATCCTGTGCCCTTGCTGCTTGAAATTCTGTCTGTTTGCCATATTTCTTGCCACCATGTTTTCACTTTATACTTCCCCCTATTGGTTACTTTCTCAAACAGTTTGCACCCGGAAGTTCATCGGAAGTACTTGTCACCTCTGCAGATTCACGAATTCGTGTTGTTGATAGTTCTGATCTAATTCACAAGTTTAAAGGTAATTCTTATATGGTATAAATATCTGCATGTGACTCTGGAATTACGCTTGATTCCACTGAAGTTGTTGACTATTGGACAGGATTTCGGAACACAAACAGTCAAATCTCAGCTTCTGTTACGGCAAATGGAAAATATGTTGTCTGTGCTAGTGAGGACTCTTATGTTTATGTGTGGAAACACGAAGCTGGATCGAGGCCTAGCAGAAATAAAGGAGTCACCATGACACAATCTTATGAACATTTTCACTGTAAAGATGTATCAGTTGCCATCCCCTGGCCAGGCACATGGGGACTAAGAGATATACAATTGGATGACAATATCGATGAAGTTTCAACTGCCAATCATCCTCCTACACCTGTTGAAGAGTATAGCGGAAATGAGGGTTTATTATCAGCATCTGGGTACACCAACAGCCCTCTTCACGGAACCATTTCTAGCGCAACCAATAGCTACTTCTTTGACAGAATTTCAGCTACATGGCCAGAGGAAATACTTGTTCAGGTAACACGGACCTGGAGCAGCCCCAAGACAATTGTGGACTTGTCTGGGGTTAACCAAGACACAGCCAGCGGTATGGTGATTGTAACCGCCGGCCTGCGTGGTGAGATTAGAACTTTCCAAAATTTTGGATTGCCATTTCGAATTTAATTGGGTAGGGAGGGAACACCTCAAGGGTGAAGGGAAATGAGTTGATAATATGTCAATGCAATCCATTTCTCCCCACCTTTGAGTACAGTGAGATATTGGTTGAGATTTGTAATATTTAGCCAGTTTCATTTCTTTGTTTGTGCCTACGCTCCTGAATGTAGGGGAATTGGAAAGCCACTGCATTTGAGCATCGAGGAAAATATAGATTTgttcgaaaaaagaaaaagaaaagaaaaagagaactaCACCCTGAATTTAGATTCCGAAGTGTTTCCGGTGTCGGAAATTGTAGAGTTTTAAGATTAGAGGTGGAAAgcctattgaattgaaaatgaaattcttttactACATATTCTTCATTAGTCAAATCCAATGTTCTTGAACAACACTTTGGTGGTTTAGAGAGCTTTAAGCTCTTCTTATTTTCGTATTTCCTAAGACTAATGAAACAAGAATTGGTCGACATTTAGGCTGCGGTTGTTGAGttaaaacccttttttttctctttgggtGTTAGAATGACTtggagtaatttttttttttgacaattaTTTTTTACAATCATTTTCTGGAAGTTGGTTTTagtgaaataaatataatataagtgTATTTCTTTAAAATACTGTAGTAGTATTTTTTTAACAAtcgtaatttattttataataaaataatttttgaaataatataaaaaattaatttaaatatataagtgAATGATTACACATTAGAGTTGAAAGAGAAATGAAACTAAGCATAATTTATATTTCCATATTTGTATAAttagaatatttatattttatactatcaactattaattattaaatatttataaattataatatatgtttattgttaaaatattcataaaaaataaaaatttcagtattacaataatttatttaataataataaattatcaataataaaaaattatcttatattatttaatataaataattaaataggtaTGTtgagtattataaatttaataataatattaaaattttagtattttaaaaaataaaaaaatgattattaatataataatattatatatgattaAATGTAAGTTTTATATAAAGAAAAGGAAATTACTGTGTAAGAATAATTTATTCTtgaatttataaaaaagaaataattatattGGAAACAAATATACCCATGGAATTTGGTTCAGGAATGCGTTAGTTTGGTTGATAAGAACCAAGGCTTGAGCAAAATTCCAATTCAAATCAAACCTAATCATTTATGtaatatgaattaataatttgtcaaaaaaataataggaataaattaaaaaagaaattccaCATCACCACTGTACCCCCACTCGAGAGACCACTCCCTGTCTCTTTCAATCCTCACCCATAGGGGGACAGGACCAAAATATCCCCCATACTAGGGAAAACCAAATGTAGGAAATCCAAAACTCAAAGTCTAATTGGCGAATTGATATGGCAGATACATTGCCTTCTAATTTATCTTATCCTTCCATTgacttctctttttattttttaaagggtCCTTTCCCTCCCACCTTATATATGCAACACTAGAAAGCTGTTTTTCTAAGCCCACCATAGCCACAGCTCATTTTTGTGTCTTAAATAACCCATTTCAAAGTTGGTAATGGCTTTGCAGACTGCTGCTTTGGTTCCAGCTACTTTCACCCTACCCAAAGAGGTTTTCCTTTTAGCTTTTTACTGATGAAATGGTTCTGCgtttcttttttctgtttttaatggtggtttttttttttgcagggaAAATCAAGTCCATCTTTCAAGGATTCAACTTTCTTTGGGGTCTCACTTTCTGACCATGCCAAAGCTGATTTCAGTTCTTCTGCATTAAGATGCAAGGTTTCATTTATATCTAGTTATTTTTCATGTTGTTCAATCGTATAAGAACAAAACATTGAAGTTATATGTTTCAGTCATATTAAAAGGAAATTATGATTTAACAAGGTTTGTATTTGCTCTTCTTGTTGTTTAACTAGGACAAGCATTGTtgtttctacttttttttttttgaaaattttttttccattgtAGAGGGAATTCAACCCAAGAAATGGAGCTGTGAGAGCCGAAACTACAGCTACTGCAACTCCAGCAATCAGCAGATCTGCGGTGGATGGCAAGAAAACTCTAAGAAAGGATAGTGTTTTCATCACCGGTGCCTCCTCCGGATTGGGttttgttgttccaatagggtcggaagcgtgtaaattattgtactaaaaaatcacacaaagttcaattcccagggaagagaggtggatcacatggatctcttaaataccaagtctttccttaaaCAGAATATctcttctatagtaatttaatagcacaattaaatactactattataccctcaaatattgaaagaaaaataggacaagaaagaacacaagagatttaacgaggttcggtaaattatacctacgtcctcgggcactaacaccagatgataactttactatctccaaagtattacaaacaaatagaattccttaagaattctcaaatgggagaagagagaaaactaagagagaaagattggttgggatgaattgaaatgagaaatgagaaggcctatttatagttgaggtttaaggaccaaacaataaatagcccattatctcaaggaccaaaaaaaaattatcccatgccactttttcaaagtcaactttagggtgctaaacttgcaccactttgtattgtttgccattaatgttgtctcccattaatgttaacaatctccaccttgaagatttgattaggataatcacatcttcacacacttccttcaactccccaaattcgataaagctatcttttgtagtgcctacaaatgcactctcgagcgccatacacctgaaggtgctcaaattcttaggatgttaatcaagttcaaacaatgattaaacttgattgttgttaccaccttggtcatcatatctgcgggattatctgctgtcggaatcttctgaagtagaatttttcctttttcaaagacttcccgcacaaagtgatatcttacgtcgatatgcttggttcttgaatgatagacttgatttttcgctaaatgaatagcgctctgactgtcacaatataaacttatgtgactttgaacaactcctaagtctttcaacaatccattaagccaaatagcctccttaacagcttctgtaactgccatatattctgcctctgtagtagataCAACTACTGTAGattgtaaggtagacttccaactcactagggctttcgcaagagtaagcagataccccgtagttgaacgacgtttatctaaatcaccagcaaagtcggaatcaacatatccaactacaaactgaccaagtgcttcatcctgttcaaaaattaaaccaacatctacggtttttcgaagataccgtagaatccatttcacagcttgccaatgtccttttccaggatcatgcatatacctgctcacaactccaacagcttgtgaaatgtcaggcctcgtacacaccattgcatacatcaaactcccaactgcattagcatatgggactttcgccatatattctctttcatcttcagtcttcgaagataattgagcactaagtttcaaatgagaagcaagtggggtacttacatgttttgtgttttcatttacaccaaaacattgtaatacctttttcagatattgcttctgatttaaacagagcttgcctctcggtcgatttctacttatctccatgccgagaatctttttggcctcacctagatctttaatctcgaactct carries:
- the LOC107895279 gene encoding WD repeat-containing protein 44, translating into MSKNPIRSNCSKLNDHDWTQVVEVNQEAEEEYFYHSLDRIASSNSCSCSNSASPSSDSDSDPIAPSNNAHHPFPVPKFPKVVSQFDIWISEPSSVSERRTRLLRDMGLSRHPGLSRIRPGSETEVGDGREMGSGGGGGELGRRSVSSNRLVKEELEDQDRGREKESSSSGIVRSKSDGDCSAAAVPSSPLSLRSNSSSSILSVGLCTVNNNNNISECDQSNAAAANLRRCGSNGSKPPKERISKSLNGELSFKSFGDGEAVVVDDEMDCSEQVCTIKNLDNGEEFVVNEIREDGMWNKLKEVGTGRQLTMEEFEVCVGHSPIVQELMRRQNVEEGNKDNADLIVSGGGAGVSKSKKKGSWFKSIKSVANSVKGNKERRSSDERDTSSEKGGRRSSSATDDSQDVSFHGPERVRVKQYGKSCKELTALYKSQEIQAHTGSIWSIKFSLDGKYLASAGEDCVIHIWKVVESDRKGELLMEKPEDGNFNLLLVANGSPEPILSSPSTDYPPDKRRRGRSSISRKSLSLDNIVVPETVFALSDKPVCSFQGHLDDVLDLSWSKSQQLLSSSMDKTVRLWDLTSKTCLSIFSHSDYVTCIQFNPVDDKYFISGSLDAKVRIWSIPDRKVVDWNDLHEMVTAACYTPDGQGALVGSYKGSCHLYNTSENKLQPKSQINLQNKRKKSHQKKITGFQFAPGSSSEVLVTSADSRIRVVDSSDLIHKFKGFRNTNSQISASVTANGKYVVCASEDSYVYVWKHEAGSRPSRNKGVTMTQSYEHFHCKDVSVAIPWPGTWGLRDIQLDDNIDEVSTANHPPTPVEEYSGNEGLLSASGYTNSPLHGTISSATNSYFFDRISATWPEEILVQVTRTWSSPKTIVDLSGVNQDTASGMVIVTAGLRGEIRTFQNFGLPFRI